Proteins encoded together in one Rossellomorea sp. y25 window:
- a CDS encoding metal ABC transporter permease: MNHLWQSILTDGNTQWVLLSTLLLGIASGVLGSFALLRKQSLIGDAVAHAALPGICFAFMFIGEKNFFVLLIGAATTGLLAAYTIQLITNTTRIKEDTAICLVLSVFFGLGIVLLTKVAQMPTGNQSGLDDFIFGQAASLVGRDVQLMGLTAAALIIITSLLFKEFKVSTFDPQFARGIGLPVGFLNFLFVSLLVITVVIGIQAVGVILMAAMLITPAISARYWTDSLRTMVFISGIVGGLSGAVGTLISTLGKGLSTGPFIVLTATVIFIVSMLFSPKRGLISVILKRLKNDDRLAMRFILKKMYESGKQTKRVSQIFQQSNISKLRFNRVVKHLMKKGYLEQEDGIVTITKSGLMKAEQFSFVDEIMELKEMYPSELGSLDIQWIEKEEKETLSKEQLTKLQMKMSDIYMQYPFLNVKMSSRRGGQGYEL, translated from the coding sequence ATGAATCATTTATGGCAATCGATTTTAACGGACGGAAATACACAATGGGTATTATTGAGTACCTTATTACTGGGAATTGCAAGCGGAGTTTTAGGCAGCTTTGCTCTACTTAGGAAACAAAGCTTAATTGGGGATGCGGTCGCACATGCAGCATTGCCGGGAATCTGTTTTGCATTTATGTTCATTGGTGAGAAAAATTTCTTTGTACTATTGATTGGTGCTGCTACAACGGGGCTCCTTGCTGCTTACACGATACAACTCATTACGAATACGACGAGAATCAAGGAAGACACGGCTATTTGCTTAGTATTGTCTGTATTCTTTGGATTAGGCATCGTCCTTTTAACAAAAGTTGCTCAAATGCCCACTGGTAACCAAAGCGGCTTGGATGATTTCATCTTTGGGCAGGCAGCCTCCCTGGTGGGGAGAGATGTTCAGCTTATGGGCTTAACGGCAGCAGCTTTAATTATTATTACGTCACTTTTATTCAAAGAATTTAAGGTGAGTACCTTTGATCCTCAATTCGCGAGGGGAATCGGGCTTCCTGTAGGATTTTTGAATTTTCTTTTTGTTTCCTTATTAGTTATTACGGTTGTCATCGGTATTCAAGCAGTAGGTGTCATCCTGATGGCTGCTATGCTGATCACTCCTGCCATATCAGCAAGATACTGGACGGATTCATTGAGGACAATGGTCTTTATTTCTGGTATTGTGGGAGGCTTATCAGGGGCAGTCGGAACGCTGATCAGTACCCTTGGTAAAGGGTTATCGACCGGCCCTTTTATTGTATTGACGGCTACAGTTATTTTTATCGTATCCATGCTGTTCTCTCCGAAGCGCGGATTAATCTCGGTTATTTTGAAAAGGTTGAAAAATGATGATCGACTGGCTATGCGATTCATACTGAAGAAGATGTATGAATCAGGTAAACAAACGAAACGTGTAAGTCAAATATTTCAACAAAGCAATATTTCTAAATTAAGATTTAACCGGGTAGTGAAGCATTTAATGAAAAAAGGTTACCTGGAACAAGAGGATGGAATAGTGACGATTACAAAATCAGGGCTAATGAAAGCGGAGCAATTCAGCTTTGTTGATGAAATCATGGAACTGAAAGAAATGTACCCCAGTGAGTTGGGTTCACTTGATATTCAGTGGATTGAAAAGGAAGAAAAAGAGACGTTATCAAAAGAGCAACTCACAAAGCTGCAAATGAAAATGTCCGATATTTATATGCAATATCCTTTCTTAAACGTAAAAATGTCAAGCAGAAGAGGGGGGCAAGGATATGAGTTATGA
- the mntR gene encoding transcriptional regulator MntR produces MPTPSMEDYIEQIYMLIENKGYARVSDIAEALSVHPSSVTKMVQKLDKDDYLIYEKYRGLVLTPKGNKVGKRLVYRHELLEQFLRVIGVKEEHIYEDVEGIEHHLSWDSIDRIGDLVQFFDEEKDRVEELRTIQNRSE; encoded by the coding sequence ATGCCTACACCAAGTATGGAAGATTATATAGAACAGATTTATATGTTAATTGAGAACAAAGGTTATGCAAGAGTATCAGATATAGCAGAAGCTTTATCTGTTCACCCCTCCTCAGTTACCAAAATGGTGCAGAAGTTAGATAAGGACGATTATCTCATTTACGAGAAATATCGCGGGCTTGTTCTGACTCCAAAAGGAAACAAAGTAGGAAAGCGTTTAGTATATAGGCATGAACTGTTAGAACAATTCCTTCGTGTAATTGGAGTGAAAGAAGAGCATATTTATGAAGATGTTGAAGGAATCGAACACCACCTGAGCTGGGATTCCATTGATCGCATTGGAGATCTCGTTCAATTCTTCGATGAAGAGAAGGACCGGGTAGAAGAACTTCGAACAATTCAAAATCGCTCTGAATGA
- a CDS encoding reverse transcriptase-like protein → MIEVNIDGASAGNPGPSGAGIVIKNNGKVEKHSIPLGVMDNHEAEFIACKKALEICLEKQADTVWLKSDSQAVVHAIEKEFVRNTQYKQLLHDILGMTKQIELFFVKWIPSKENKAADELARKAIHLN, encoded by the coding sequence ATGATCGAAGTGAATATTGATGGAGCAAGCGCTGGTAACCCTGGGCCAAGCGGAGCCGGAATAGTTATTAAAAACAACGGGAAAGTGGAAAAACACTCCATCCCTTTAGGAGTCATGGATAATCATGAAGCAGAATTCATTGCATGCAAGAAAGCTCTAGAGATCTGTTTAGAAAAACAGGCTGATACGGTGTGGCTGAAGAGTGATTCTCAAGCAGTCGTTCATGCGATTGAGAAAGAGTTTGTTCGGAATACTCAATATAAACAGTTGCTACATGATATATTGGGCATGACGAAGCAAATAGAGCTATTCTTCGTAAAGTGGATACCCAGTAAAGAAAATAAAGCTGCAGATGAGCTGGCCCGAAAAGCCATTCATCTGAACTAG
- a CDS encoding small, acid-soluble spore protein L, whose protein sequence is MTKGNNKNKGKSANSVNPQGISQDAEFAMEPKSKLENAAKKANKK, encoded by the coding sequence ATGACAAAAGGAAACAACAAAAACAAAGGTAAAAGTGCTAATAGTGTGAATCCACAAGGGATTTCCCAGGATGCTGAATTTGCCATGGAGCCGAAGAGCAAGTTAGAAAATGCTGCTAAAAAAGCGAATAAGAAGTAG
- a CDS encoding divergent PAP2 family protein, which translates to MNKGIVTALISIALAQGLKIPLHFLKKKEWKPELFFQTGGMPSSHSAGVSSLTTFIALKRGVRTIDFALSFIFGLIVMYDAQGIRRQTGELTLKVNSLDELVRKAHEKETVEFEEKKPKRLKEMLGHQPQEVVGGALLGSFMGYIAFLFSKKDRQKKKFSVR; encoded by the coding sequence GTGAATAAAGGGATAGTAACAGCGCTTATTAGTATAGCCCTCGCACAGGGGCTGAAGATTCCTCTGCATTTTTTGAAGAAGAAGGAATGGAAACCTGAGCTATTTTTCCAGACAGGGGGAATGCCAAGTTCCCATAGTGCAGGGGTTTCCTCTTTAACAACATTCATTGCCTTAAAGAGGGGAGTCAGAACCATTGATTTTGCTCTTTCATTTATCTTTGGTCTCATCGTGATGTACGATGCCCAAGGAATTCGACGACAAACAGGTGAACTGACACTTAAAGTAAACAGTTTGGATGAGCTCGTTAGAAAAGCTCATGAAAAAGAAACGGTGGAATTCGAAGAGAAAAAGCCAAAAAGACTGAAAGAAATGCTGGGACATCAGCCTCAAGAAGTCGTTGGCGGTGCGTTACTCGGCTCATTTATGGGCTACATTGCCTTCCTGTTTTCGAAAAAGGATAGGCAAAAGAAAAAATTTTCTGTAAGATAA
- a CDS encoding DMT family transporter: MARIADIALIGVAFIWGSTFVVVQSAIEFLPPFMFNGIRFLMAAIPLTMVLFIKKTPLVKRSILYGIILGAFLFIGYAFQTMGLVFTTPSKAGFVTGLSVVIVPLFLFIFFKRSPSKGAITGSILAAIGLYLLMAGHSQAFNIGDAYVFICAFGFALHIIYTDFFTQKASLLLLTTVQLCTVGILSMGCAFMFEDPKVLLLNGVLGNKEVITALLITSLLATLLAFITQTYAQRYTTPSRVAIIFTLEPVFAAICSYLWIGERLGSLAIAGSGLIVIGMLFSELPIFAWMLKKMNKNHSVEVK; encoded by the coding sequence TTGGCTCGGATTGCTGATATCGCCTTGATCGGTGTTGCTTTTATATGGGGGTCTACCTTCGTGGTTGTTCAATCGGCCATTGAATTCCTTCCCCCATTCATGTTTAATGGGATTCGTTTTCTAATGGCCGCTATCCCTTTGACTATGGTCCTGTTTATCAAAAAAACTCCGCTTGTTAAGCGATCCATTTTGTACGGTATCATTTTAGGAGCTTTTTTGTTTATCGGATATGCCTTTCAAACTATGGGCCTGGTTTTCACAACCCCCTCTAAAGCCGGGTTTGTTACAGGGTTAAGTGTGGTGATTGTTCCACTCTTTTTATTTATCTTCTTTAAAAGATCTCCTTCTAAAGGAGCTATTACAGGATCTATCTTGGCCGCCATAGGGCTGTACCTGCTTATGGCTGGTCACTCCCAGGCATTTAACATTGGTGATGCCTACGTATTCATTTGTGCTTTTGGATTTGCCCTGCATATTATTTACACAGACTTTTTTACCCAAAAAGCCTCCCTTCTGCTTTTAACTACGGTGCAATTATGCACGGTGGGAATCCTCTCCATGGGGTGTGCATTTATGTTTGAAGACCCAAAGGTTTTACTGCTGAATGGCGTTTTGGGCAATAAGGAAGTGATCACCGCTTTACTGATTACTTCTTTATTAGCTACCTTATTGGCATTTATCACTCAAACCTATGCTCAAAGATATACGACGCCTTCAAGAGTGGCGATCATATTCACCTTGGAGCCTGTTTTTGCCGCCATCTGTTCCTATTTGTGGATCGGAGAACGATTGGGGTCCCTGGCTATTGCAGGAAGCGGATTGATCGTTATTGGGATGCTCTTTTCTGAGCTGCCAATCTTCGCATGGATGTTAAAAAAAATGAACAAAAATCATTCAGTTGAAGTGAAATAG
- a CDS encoding DUF6123 family protein, translated as MKKTTEEFLIDLENKGFKFQEDAIGFIYFGKKYTDAPDELVNSAIEITLKAQKQFDSSFYMSILERLHSQQIASRKEALRWMEKQGLA; from the coding sequence GTGAAAAAGACAACAGAAGAATTTCTCATAGATCTTGAAAACAAAGGCTTCAAATTTCAGGAAGACGCAATTGGCTTCATCTATTTCGGAAAAAAATATACAGATGCCCCGGATGAATTGGTCAATAGCGCCATTGAAATCACATTAAAAGCCCAAAAGCAATTCGATAGCAGTTTTTACATGTCCATATTAGAGAGACTCCATTCCCAACAAATCGCATCCCGAAAAGAAGCACTGAGGTGGATGGAGAAACAGGGCTTGGCATAG
- a CDS encoding DUF3892 domain-containing protein codes for MEEISKVQRNYHGNIISFQTSSGRIISYRKAVLEASEGLLQGVVLNENEWGEVELTSMSVDDGSFNDYPSIF; via the coding sequence ATGGAAGAGATTTCTAAGGTTCAACGGAATTACCATGGTAACATTATCAGTTTTCAAACTTCTTCCGGCCGTATTATTTCCTATCGTAAAGCTGTACTGGAAGCCTCAGAGGGATTACTTCAAGGAGTAGTCCTGAATGAAAATGAATGGGGAGAAGTAGAACTAACAAGTATGTCGGTCGATGACGGAAGCTTCAATGACTATCCTTCCATTTTCTAA
- a CDS encoding class I SAM-dependent methyltransferase, with amino-acid sequence MKNSEWHTSARTRWEDNADHWHSKSVEMWTTGSRKAIIPFFTKHIERGSAVADLGCGDGYGSFLLFDKGYAVTGMDFSEKMVKIAKKHERDSLSFVQGDLRALPFQDEKFQAVMAINSVEWTEDPLHTLNEIERIVFPDGYICIGLLGPTAHPRENAYPRLHGEDVICNTMMPWELEKLAAEKGWKKIDEDWVYKKGVKSSLSETLSSELKQALTFMTLFMFQK; translated from the coding sequence ATGAAGAATTCAGAATGGCATACTAGTGCCAGAACGCGCTGGGAAGACAACGCAGATCATTGGCATTCCAAAAGTGTAGAGATGTGGACAACTGGAAGCAGGAAGGCCATTATTCCCTTTTTCACTAAGCATATCGAACGTGGGAGTGCTGTAGCAGACTTAGGATGCGGAGATGGATACGGTTCATTTTTGCTTTTCGACAAAGGCTATGCTGTCACGGGGATGGATTTCTCTGAAAAAATGGTCAAAATTGCAAAGAAACACGAAAGGGACTCATTATCTTTTGTTCAAGGAGACTTGCGTGCTCTCCCTTTTCAAGATGAAAAGTTTCAAGCCGTGATGGCGATTAATTCAGTTGAATGGACGGAGGACCCCCTGCATACTCTGAACGAAATTGAACGAATTGTCTTTCCTGACGGGTATATATGCATCGGTCTTTTAGGTCCGACCGCTCACCCCAGGGAAAATGCCTATCCGCGTCTACATGGAGAAGACGTCATCTGCAATACAATGATGCCTTGGGAATTGGAAAAGCTTGCTGCTGAAAAAGGCTGGAAGAAAATTGATGAGGACTGGGTCTACAAAAAAGGAGTAAAGTCTTCATTATCAGAGACGCTTTCAAGTGAATTAAAGCAAGCTTTAACGTTTATGACATTGTTTATGTTCCAAAAATAA
- a CDS encoding zinc ABC transporter substrate-binding protein, whose amino-acid sequence MKIRLMALVGMIIILAAGLILSGCGATTTGTKNDKIVVTTTIGQIGDAVKNIGGEHVEVQSLMGPGVDPHLYKAKQSDIGKLQEADIIFYSGLHLEGKMLEIFEKMNNEKPTYAIADSIPKDKLRKDQADNTATDPHVWFDIDLWKIALEQVRDGLIEKDPENKEDYIRNTEKYFAELDELKAYASEEMSKIPEEQRVLVTAHDAFNYFGAKYDLQVMGLQGLSTDAEYGLADVQSLVNTLVDRNIKAVFVESSISEKSINAVIAGAQDKGHEVEKGGELFSDAMGKEGTEEGTYIGMYKHNVDTIVEGLK is encoded by the coding sequence ATGAAAATAAGATTAATGGCTCTTGTCGGGATGATCATTATTTTAGCGGCAGGACTTATCCTATCAGGCTGTGGAGCAACTACCACTGGGACTAAAAACGATAAAATAGTCGTTACGACAACAATAGGGCAAATAGGGGATGCGGTTAAAAATATTGGAGGAGAGCATGTAGAGGTTCAAAGTTTAATGGGACCTGGTGTAGATCCTCACCTTTACAAAGCTAAACAGTCGGATATTGGTAAGCTTCAGGAAGCAGATATTATTTTCTATAGCGGTCTCCATTTAGAAGGGAAAATGCTTGAGATCTTCGAAAAAATGAACAATGAAAAACCGACTTATGCAATCGCTGATAGTATACCTAAAGATAAACTGCGTAAAGATCAGGCAGATAATACGGCGACAGACCCACATGTGTGGTTCGATATTGATTTATGGAAAATTGCATTGGAGCAAGTGCGGGACGGATTGATTGAGAAAGATCCTGAAAACAAAGAAGACTACATTCGAAATACTGAAAAATACTTTGCGGAATTAGATGAACTGAAAGCATATGCTTCGGAAGAAATGTCTAAGATTCCAGAAGAACAAAGAGTCCTTGTAACAGCTCACGATGCATTTAATTACTTCGGAGCAAAATACGATCTTCAAGTTATGGGATTACAAGGTCTGAGTACAGATGCTGAATATGGTTTAGCAGACGTGCAGTCTCTTGTCAATACATTGGTAGACAGAAACATAAAAGCTGTGTTTGTAGAATCAAGTATCTCTGAAAAATCGATCAACGCTGTTATAGCAGGGGCACAAGATAAAGGCCATGAAGTCGAAAAAGGCGGGGAATTATTCTCAGATGCTATGGGGAAAGAAGGAACAGAAGAAGGAACGTACATCGGTATGTATAAGCATAACGTTGATACAATTGTAGAGGGACTAAAGTAA
- a CDS encoding reverse transcriptase-like protein codes for MEMKLKFKYVSKTASNIWFESNYFPRKETLIHIDDLMKTGRVHALEIIDEMGNSWSRKEFIKLNQELEKEPENIVVYFDGGFDKESLIAGAGIVIYYDKGGESFRIRKNELLEEMENNNEAEYAALHIALGLLDEIGVKSAPCTIYGDSQVVIKQLEGEWPCYEEGLSRWLDRIEALIKKLRLKITWVVLNRKDNKEADKLANQALQGTKVHSNKRIE; via the coding sequence ATGGAAATGAAACTTAAATTTAAATATGTAAGTAAAACAGCGTCAAATATATGGTTTGAATCAAACTACTTTCCAAGAAAAGAAACATTGATTCATATCGATGATTTGATGAAAACCGGTAGAGTCCATGCACTTGAAATCATAGATGAAATGGGGAATTCGTGGTCAAGAAAGGAATTTATCAAACTGAATCAGGAATTGGAAAAGGAACCAGAAAACATCGTTGTGTATTTCGACGGTGGGTTTGATAAGGAATCCCTCATTGCAGGTGCAGGGATAGTCATCTATTACGATAAAGGTGGGGAATCATTTAGAATTAGAAAAAATGAACTTCTCGAGGAAATGGAAAATAATAATGAAGCTGAATACGCAGCCTTACATATCGCCCTCGGATTACTAGATGAAATCGGCGTGAAAAGCGCACCTTGTACGATTTATGGAGATTCCCAGGTAGTTATAAAACAGTTGGAAGGGGAGTGGCCTTGTTATGAAGAGGGCTTGAGTCGGTGGCTCGATCGTATTGAAGCCCTGATCAAAAAGCTTCGATTGAAAATCACTTGGGTCGTGCTGAACAGAAAAGATAATAAAGAAGCGGATAAGTTGGCCAATCAAGCCTTACAAGGGACAAAGGTACACAGCAACAAACGAATAGAATAA
- a CDS encoding queuosine precursor transporter yields MFNIWFGLIFVFITFSLLLIMYRMFGRTGLFVWIGISTILANLQVVKTIEIFGLTATLGNAMYGTAFLVTDILNEKYGKKEAQKAVWLGFFTLIVMTIIMQLVLVFQPHPEDFAQESLATIFGIIPRIALGSLVAYLVSQLTDVYIFTYLKRKFPSDSQFWIRNNGSTMVSQLLDTLVFTSIAFLGEYPVDVWFEIFITTYLLKWIISIIDTPFGYLAKRFPKDV; encoded by the coding sequence ATGTTTAATATATGGTTTGGATTAATCTTCGTTTTCATTACATTCTCTTTACTATTGATTATGTATAGAATGTTTGGACGAACCGGACTGTTTGTATGGATAGGGATATCCACGATACTCGCTAACTTACAGGTCGTTAAAACGATTGAAATTTTCGGTTTGACTGCTACTTTAGGGAATGCCATGTACGGAACGGCATTTTTAGTAACGGACATCCTTAACGAAAAATACGGAAAAAAAGAAGCCCAGAAAGCGGTGTGGCTAGGGTTCTTCACTTTAATTGTTATGACTATTATTATGCAACTCGTATTAGTATTTCAACCACATCCTGAAGATTTCGCACAGGAATCTCTCGCTACGATCTTTGGAATCATTCCAAGAATTGCTCTTGGAAGCTTAGTCGCTTACCTCGTGAGTCAATTAACAGACGTGTATATCTTTACGTATTTAAAGCGGAAGTTCCCTTCAGATTCACAGTTTTGGATTCGTAATAACGGAAGTACAATGGTGAGTCAGCTTCTGGATACTCTTGTATTCACAAGTATCGCTTTTCTGGGAGAATATCCGGTGGATGTCTGGTTTGAAATATTCATTACTACCTATCTCCTCAAATGGATCATATCCATTATTGATACCCCATTTGGTTATTTGGCAAAACGATTTCCTAAAGATGTGTAA
- the cspD gene encoding cold-shock protein CspD → MQNGKVKWFNNEKGFGFIEVEGGDDVFVHFSAIQGEGFKSLEEGQEVSFDVVEGNRGPQAANVVKL, encoded by the coding sequence ATGCAAAATGGTAAAGTGAAATGGTTCAATAATGAAAAAGGATTTGGATTCATCGAAGTTGAAGGTGGAGACGATGTATTCGTTCACTTCTCAGCGATTCAAGGTGAAGGATTCAAATCATTAGAAGAAGGTCAAGAAGTTTCTTTTGACGTTGTTGAAGGAAATCGTGGACCTCAAGCAGCAAACGTAGTTAAATTATAA
- a CDS encoding zinc-finger domain-containing protein, whose amino-acid sequence MNRKEVVDKVDELIDTYCSDCLLKAHFRKEYGKTYAHRFCIEKCTIGEQIRNYGQKLN is encoded by the coding sequence ATGAATCGAAAAGAAGTGGTGGATAAAGTGGATGAGCTCATAGACACCTACTGTAGCGACTGCTTACTTAAAGCGCACTTTCGTAAAGAGTATGGTAAAACCTATGCTCATCGTTTTTGTATAGAAAAATGCACCATAGGAGAACAAATTCGAAATTACGGACAAAAATTAAATTGA
- a CDS encoding metal ABC transporter ATP-binding protein yields the protein MNSVDIKGLTVAYHRKPVLMDVEFSVPKGRLIGIVGPNGAGKSTLIKAILGLIPRSSGDIKIFEKAYSPKSKLVGYVPQRGSVDWDFPTNALDVVLMGRYGHLGWFKRPSKKDVQFAMECLDKVGMTQFASRQISQLSGGQQQRVFLARALAQEAEVYFMDEPFVGVDAATEKAIISLLNELKEQGKTVLVVHHDLQTVTEYFDWTLLLNRKTIAYGPTKDVFSVENLQLTYGGKLSFLEKDQMLIHP from the coding sequence ATGAATTCAGTTGATATTAAGGGGTTAACCGTTGCGTATCATAGAAAACCGGTTTTAATGGACGTAGAGTTTTCTGTTCCGAAGGGGAGGTTAATCGGAATAGTCGGCCCTAATGGTGCAGGAAAATCCACATTAATTAAAGCCATTCTGGGTTTGATTCCCCGCTCGTCAGGTGATATCAAAATCTTTGAAAAAGCTTATTCCCCTAAGAGCAAATTAGTTGGATATGTCCCTCAGCGTGGATCTGTCGATTGGGATTTCCCTACAAATGCTCTGGATGTCGTATTAATGGGGAGATATGGTCATTTAGGATGGTTTAAGAGACCATCAAAAAAAGATGTTCAATTTGCAATGGAGTGTCTCGATAAAGTAGGTATGACTCAATTTGCATCAAGACAAATAAGTCAGCTATCAGGGGGACAGCAGCAAAGGGTTTTTCTTGCCAGGGCATTGGCTCAGGAAGCGGAAGTCTATTTCATGGATGAACCTTTCGTTGGTGTGGACGCTGCAACGGAAAAAGCGATCATATCTTTATTGAACGAATTAAAGGAACAAGGCAAGACCGTGTTGGTTGTCCATCATGATTTACAAACTGTTACAGAGTACTTTGATTGGACGTTGTTACTGAATAGAAAAACGATCGCATACGGTCCAACGAAAGATGTATTCAGCGTAGAGAATTTACAACTAACCTATGGAGGGAAATTATCTTTCCTGGAAAAGGATCAAATGTTAATTCATCCATAG
- a CDS encoding metal ABC transporter permease, whose amino-acid sequence MSYELWILLTGSLVGLSCGIVGCFLILRKMSMLADAISHTVLLGLVMAFIVSQSMNGFYMLIGAAVAGLLTTFMVQLLNSNGIQEDAAIGVVFTSLFALGVILISLFAKNVHLDVEHALMGEIAFVPWNTLSLPILGDLPKSVVMLGSVLLLDILIIFLLFKEFKLTSFDPSMAAAIGIPVLGVHYILMGLVSVTTVSAFDSVGAILVVAMLIAPGATAYLLTDRYKVMLLLSGGIGVFDSIIGYYGAKMFDVSISGAMAVAAGLVFFIVWMLSPKYGLVSRILNQRLTEE is encoded by the coding sequence ATGAGTTATGAATTATGGATTCTTCTGACTGGTAGTTTAGTAGGTTTATCCTGTGGCATCGTCGGGTGTTTCTTAATCCTGAGAAAGATGTCGATGTTAGCAGATGCAATCAGTCATACCGTGCTCCTCGGATTGGTAATGGCATTCATTGTCAGCCAAAGTATGAATGGGTTTTATATGTTGATCGGTGCAGCAGTGGCTGGATTGTTGACTACCTTTATGGTTCAGTTATTGAATTCCAACGGGATCCAGGAAGATGCTGCAATAGGTGTAGTGTTTACTTCCTTGTTTGCTTTAGGGGTCATCCTCATTTCATTGTTTGCTAAGAATGTTCATTTGGATGTGGAGCATGCCTTAATGGGTGAAATTGCATTCGTTCCTTGGAATACCTTGTCATTGCCGATACTTGGGGACTTACCTAAATCAGTTGTGATGCTGGGATCGGTACTGCTATTGGATATCCTCATCATTTTCCTGCTGTTCAAAGAGTTTAAATTAACCTCTTTTGATCCAAGTATGGCAGCGGCAATCGGCATCCCGGTACTTGGGGTTCATTATATATTAATGGGTCTGGTATCCGTTACGACTGTTTCCGCATTTGATAGCGTAGGTGCGATTCTCGTGGTAGCAATGCTCATCGCCCCTGGTGCGACAGCATATTTACTTACTGATCGATATAAAGTTATGCTGCTATTAAGCGGGGGGATTGGAGTATTCGATAGTATCATCGGATATTACGGGGCTAAGATGTTCGATGTGTCCATTTCCGGTGCAATGGCAGTGGCCGCAGGACTTGTTTTCTTCATCGTATGGATGTTATCACCGAAATACGGGTTGGTATCCAGGATCCTGAATCAACGGTTGACAGAGGAGTAA
- a CDS encoding 5'-3' exonuclease, with protein MNNKNEHLLLIDGMALLFRSFFATAVTGQFMMNSRGLPTNGVQGFMKHLLMAADHVKPSHIIVCWDMGSQTFRNEVFNDYKSNRNAPPVELIPQFDLAKEVAEGFYLSNVGVVGYEADDCIGTLAKIHQTERKVSVLSGDQDLLQLLDDNIDIMLLKKGFGNYQTYTKEIFVEERGITPQQFIDVKALMGDTSDGYPGVKGIGEKTALKLIQQYKDIAGILDNLHELTPSQRKKIEVDLDMLHVSRKLAEIHCEVPLSVSVEEARWNNVAHETLSLVDDLELKVLRRYLVGSNVMVASS; from the coding sequence TTGAATAATAAGAATGAGCATTTATTACTTATAGATGGAATGGCACTATTATTTCGATCTTTTTTTGCAACGGCCGTAACGGGTCAATTTATGATGAACTCAAGAGGACTTCCTACTAATGGAGTTCAGGGATTTATGAAGCACTTATTAATGGCAGCGGATCATGTGAAGCCATCACATATCATTGTCTGCTGGGATATGGGGAGCCAGACATTCCGTAATGAAGTATTCAATGATTATAAATCCAATCGAAATGCACCACCCGTTGAACTGATTCCGCAATTTGATCTTGCAAAAGAGGTGGCAGAAGGTTTTTATCTTTCAAATGTAGGCGTAGTAGGGTATGAAGCAGATGATTGCATCGGTACTCTTGCCAAAATTCATCAAACCGAGCGCAAAGTATCCGTTCTCAGTGGTGACCAGGATCTCCTGCAGCTTTTGGATGACAATATCGATATTATGCTTCTGAAAAAAGGCTTTGGTAACTATCAAACCTATACGAAAGAGATTTTTGTGGAAGAAAGAGGAATTACTCCTCAACAGTTTATTGATGTGAAAGCATTAATGGGTGATACAAGCGATGGGTATCCAGGAGTTAAAGGAATCGGCGAGAAAACAGCTTTAAAGTTGATTCAACAATATAAGGATATTGCAGGTATTCTCGACAACTTGCACGAGTTAACCCCATCTCAACGAAAGAAGATTGAAGTCGATCTGGACATGCTTCATGTTTCAAGAAAGTTAGCCGAGATTCACTGCGAGGTGCCACTATCTGTTTCGGTAGAGGAAGCTCGTTGGAATAACGTAGCTCATGAAACACTCTCCCTTGTGGATGACTTAGAGTTGAAAGTGCTTAGAAGATATCTAGTAGGCTCTAATGTGATGGTTGCCTCAAGTTAA